The Variovorax sp. S12S4 genome includes the window ATCCGGCTGCGCCATGCCACGCGCCTCTTCGGCAGCGAGCAGGCCCTGACGCGCGAGCAGCTTTGCACGCTCCAGGCGCAAGACATTCTGGCCAGCCGCGTCTTCAACCCGCCGGCCAGTTCAACGCCGGCAGAAGGAGCAAGCAAATGAGCATCGAAGCCCTTGTATTCGACGTGGACGGCACCCTGGCCGACACCGAGGAAGTGCACCGGATGGCCTTCAATCTCGCGTTCGACCAGCTGGGGCTCGGCTGGCACTGGGAGCAGGCGGAGTACCGCTCGCTGCTGGCGGTGACGGGCGGCAAGGAGCGCATGAAGGCCTATATCGACTCGCTGCCCCTGGGCACAGCCGAGAAAAAGCGCCTGCACGAACGCGTGCCCGAGATCCACGCCGCCAAGACACAGCACTACACCGACATTGCGCGCCGCGGCGGCATTGCGCTGCGCCCCGGCGTGCTGCGCTTTCTTGAAGAGGCCCAGAACGCCGGCTTGCGGCTGGCCATTGCCAGCACCACCACCGCCGTCAACATCGACGCGTTGCTGCAGGCCACGCTGGGTTCGCGCGGCCTCACGATGTTCGACGTGATTGCCTGCGGCGACCAGGTGCGCGCAAAGAAGCCGGCTTCCGACATATACCTGCTGGCGCTCGACACGCTGGGCGTGCCGCCCGAGCGCGCCATCGCCATCGAAGACTCGCCCAATGGCTTGCGCTCCGCCCTTGGGGCCGGCCTCTGGACGCTGGTCACGCCCACCTTCTGGACCGAAGGCAGCGACTTTCGCGGCGCGGGGCTGGTGCTGCCCGGGCTGGGAGACACCACCGATCCGCTGCCCGGCGAACCTGGCGGCCAGCTCCAGCGTGCGCCATGGCTGGAAATCGAGGAACTGCTGGCCATGGCCTCCACGGCGCCGCAGCTCAATGCGGTGCAGGCGCTCTACCGGGAGGGCTGTTGACATGCAGAACCCGAAAACCGCTCCGCCCCGGTCCGGCCAGCCGATGCGCATCGCACCCAGCCTGCTGTCCGCCAATTTCGCGCGGCTCGGCGAAGAGGTGTCGGCGGTCATCGAGGGCGGCGCCGACCTGATCCATTTCGATGTCATGGACAACCACTATGTACCGAATCTGACAATCGGACCGCTGGTGTGCGAGGCCATCAAGCCCTACGCAACGGTGCCGATCGACGTGCACCTGATGGTCAAGCCGGTCGATGCGCTGATCCCCATGTTCGCGGAGGCGGGCGCCTCGATCATCTCTTTTCACCCCGAAGCCACCGAGCACATCGACCGGACGATCCGCCTCATCACGGCCAGCGGGTGCAAGGCCGGGCTGGTGCTCAACCCCGCGACGCCGCTGCAGGTGCTCGACCATGTGCTGGACCAGCTCGACCTGGTGCTGCTGATGTCGGTAAACCCCGGCTTCGGCGGGCAGAGCTTCATCGAGAGCGTGCTGCTGAAGATCGAGGCGGTGCGCCGCCGCATCGATGCGAGCGGGCGCGACATCTGGCTAGAGGTGGATGGCGGCGTGAAGCCCGGCAAC containing:
- the rpe gene encoding ribulose-phosphate 3-epimerase, with product MQNPKTAPPRSGQPMRIAPSLLSANFARLGEEVSAVIEGGADLIHFDVMDNHYVPNLTIGPLVCEAIKPYATVPIDVHLMVKPVDALIPMFAEAGASIISFHPEATEHIDRTIRLITASGCKAGLVLNPATPLQVLDHVLDQLDLVLLMSVNPGFGGQSFIESVLLKIEAVRRRIDASGRDIWLEVDGGVKPGNAARIGAAGADTLVAGSAVFSGGRYREAIDAIRAQALQGRHAVEGCPA
- a CDS encoding HAD-IA family hydrolase; this encodes MSIEALVFDVDGTLADTEEVHRMAFNLAFDQLGLGWHWEQAEYRSLLAVTGGKERMKAYIDSLPLGTAEKKRLHERVPEIHAAKTQHYTDIARRGGIALRPGVLRFLEEAQNAGLRLAIASTTTAVNIDALLQATLGSRGLTMFDVIACGDQVRAKKPASDIYLLALDTLGVPPERAIAIEDSPNGLRSALGAGLWTLVTPTFWTEGSDFRGAGLVLPGLGDTTDPLPGEPGGQLQRAPWLEIEELLAMASTAPQLNAVQALYREGC